A single Ziziphus jujuba cultivar Dongzao chromosome 11, ASM3175591v1 DNA region contains:
- the LOC132799813 gene encoding probable RNA-dependent RNA polymerase 3 — protein MADPCRLVPLPQSVDQLIEKICIEQNQTPPGADVRRRLAAVGEESSLQLLNEIAPRRIRKNLSAFIYYLLKEQYNPNSYSSSPSSSPSKKDISPISHSPTEIPSYFSPRTPPPVEARLHRTPPDSISSTSETVPNSMVTELPRGRGRALLEALGELEFRKQFLILSYSGGKELQTVIAAEEIRTLRDLPMIKFEQRVWEDLGQRYVLRGDRRMHLDWDSGKTHIYHCHVSRDGNISFKGPYLSKTTTHLQKVLGDDNVLMVKFDGEIKETHPLDYYYDAYSKIAKEGILVGLRRYRFFVFKDGGKEKRKKNPTSSPVKCYFVRMETEAFIDKMGSYKLSNMTVAEARCYFMHAHMVSSVPTYMARLSLILSKTISLETELSSVNVQRIRDEYCKDEHKNLIFRDEKPLIHTDGTGFISEDLALLCPNNLQTGGCLGKEDAERILNVDEHKDKVLETKQPKFKTREPPLLIQFRLFNNGYAVKGTFLVNKKLPPRTMQIRDSMVKVERDERLSNNQTANSMEIVGTSNPPKKTYLSRNLIALLSHGGVPNEYFLNVLQNALQDTHAAFSNKRVALKVAIRYGDIDDNFTVARMILSGIPLEESWLQYRLSILMKEEKKSLKEGRLYVPECYYLMGTVDPTGKLESDEVCIVLDNGHVSGKVLVYRNPGSHFGDIHVLKAIFVEELESFVGNSKYAIFFSRKGPRSIAYEIARGDFDGDMYWISRNPQLLEYFKPSEPWIPSSSMPKVASKKPNLFSDEELDDEFFKLFLKTRFQPSFAISEAAYSWLALMDRFLTLGSDDVEEKNLVKKNILRLIDIYYDAVDAPKSGGEVEVPDELRVKMFPHFLKKTNSYRSTSILGLIYDVVDSYQAQDLSNEEISKLPCFDVEVPEACFTKWKEHYGRYRAEMSIALKNKDRDCKNEAADLVIKKYKKILYEAEEFEESKRNTEDINNEAVAIYHLVYDYAKSTACIPNCGFAWKVAGPALFKLCTMKQSERSFLCSPFVLRELF, from the exons ATGGCCGATCCTTGTAGGTTAGTCCCACTTCCACAATCGGTGGACCAATTGATTGAGAAAATCTGCATAGAACAGAACCAGACGCCGCCAGGCGCCGACGTGAGAAGGAGGCTGGCGGCCGTAGGTGAAGAGTCTTCTCTTCAGCTTCTTAATGAAATCGCACCCAGAAGGATCAGGAAAAACCTCAGTGCCTTCATCTACTACTTGCTCAAAGAGCAATACAACCCgaattcttattcttcttctccttcttcgtCGCCTTCGAAGAAGGATATCTCTCCCATTTCTCATTCTCCGACGGAGATTCCCTCTTATTTTTCCCCTCGGACTCCTCCTCCGGTTGAAGCCCGTCTCCATAGAACCCCACCGG ATTCTATATCAAGCACAAGCGAGACTGTCCCTAACTCTATGGTTACAGAGCTTCCGAGAGGAAGGGGACGAGCCCTGTTGGAAGCTCTGGGAGAGTTGGAATTCAGAAAGCAATTTCTTATTTTAAGTTACAGTGGTGG gaAAGAGCTGCAGACTGTAATAGCAGCTGAGGAAATCAGGACGTTGAGAGATTTACCAATGATAAAGTTTGAGCAGAGAGTATGGGAAGACTTAGGACAAAGATATGTTCTCAGAGGAGACAGAAGAATG CATCTAGATTGGGATTCTGGAAAAACCCATATCTACCATTGTCACGTTTCTCGGGATGGGAATATCAGTTTCAAG GGACCCTATTTGAGCAAAACAACTACTCACCTGCAAAAGGTTTTAGGAGATGACAATGTTTTGATGGTTAAATTTGATGGAGAGATCAAAGAAACGCATCCACTTGATTATTACTATGATGCATATAGCAAGATTGCGAAAGAAGGGATTCTTGTTGGCTTACGTCGGTATCGTTTTTTTG TCTTTAAAGATGgagggaaagaaaaaaggaagaaaaatccaaCTTCATCACCGGTAAAATGTTATTTTGTTCGCATGGAGACAGAGGCATTTATTGACAAAATGGGATCATATAAATTGTCAAATATGACAGTTGCAGAAGCAAGATGCTATTTTATGCATGCACATATGGTGTCTAGTGTCCCCACCTATATGGCAAG GCTTTCACTCATTTTGTCAAAAACAATCAGCCTAGAGACTGAATTATCATCTGTAAATGTTCAAAGAATTAGGGATGAATATTGCAAG GATGAACATAAAAACCTTATCTTTAGAGATGAGAAGCCTCTTATACATACCGATGGCACAGGGTTTATATCTGAGGACTTGGCTTTATTGTGCCCAAATAATTTACAGACAGGAGGGTGTCTCGGTAAAGAAGATGCTGAG AGAATTCTCAATGTTGACGAACACAAGGACAAAGTTTTGGAGACAAAGCAGCCAAAATTCAAAACTCGGGAACCG CCTCTGTTGATACAGTTCCGTCTCTTTAACAATGGTTATGCTGTGAAGGGAACATTTCTAGTAAACAAGAAG cttccCCCGAGAACAATGCAGATTCGAGATTCAATGGTTAAAGTTGAGAGGGATGAAAGACTTTCAAATAATCAAACTGCAAACTCAATGGAAATTGTTGGAACGAG CAATCCTCCTAAGAAAACATATTTATCGAGGAATTTGATTGCTCTTCTGAGCCATGGGGGAGTTCCAAACGAGTATTTCTTGAACGTACTTCAAAATGCTCTGCAAGATACTCATGCTGCTTTCAGCAACAAGCGTGTGGCACTcaaag TTGCAATCAGGTATGGTGATATTGATGACAATTTTACTGTTGCAAGAATGATTTTATCTGGTATTCCTCTTGAAGAATCATGGTTGCAGTATCGTCTTTCAATACTAATGAAAGAGGAAAAGAAGAGTCTTAAAGAAGGGAGGCTCTATGTCCCTGAATGTTATTATTTGATGGGGACAGTTGATCCAACCGGCAAACTTGAAAGTGATGAAGTTTGCATTGTGCT TGACAATGGACATGTTTCGGGGAAGGTACTAGTGTACAGGAATCCTGGTTCACACTTTGGAGATATTCATGTTTTAAAAGCTATCTTTGTGGAGGAGTTGGAATCTTTTGTTGGAAATTCCAAATATGCTATATTCTTCTCTCGCAAAGGTCCACGGTCAATAGCTTATGAAATCGCTAGAGGTGATTTTGATGGTGACATGTACTGGATATCACGCAACCCACAG CTATTGGAATACTTCAAACCGAGTGAACCTTGGATTCCTTCTTCCTCAATGCCTAAGGTTGCCAGTAAGAAGCCAAATCTATTTTCAGATGAAGAATTGGATGATGAGTTTTTTAAACTGTTCCTGAAAACTAGATTTCAGCCAAG TTTCGCTATAAGTGAGGCTGCTTATAGCTGGTTGGCATTGATGGATCGGTTTTTGACACTAGGCAGCGATGATGTTGAAGAAAAGAATCTTGTCAAGAAGAACATACTTCGATTGATTGATATATACTATGATGCTGTGGATGCACCCAAAAGTGGTGGAGAG GTTGAAGTTCCCGATGAACTGAGAGTGAAAATGTTtcctcattttttgaaaaagacgAATTCTTACCGGTCTACTTCCATTTTAGGATTAATTTATGATGTTGTGGATTCGTATCAAGCACAAGATCTTTCGAACGAAG AGATCTCGAAGCTTCCTTGTTTTGATGTTGAAGTACCTGAAGCCTGCTTCACAAAATGGAAGGAACATTATGGCCGGTATAGGGCCGAGATGAGCATTGCCTTGAAAAACAAGGATAGGGATTGCAAAAATGAGGCTGCTGACCTGGTCATAAAGAAGTATAAGAAG ATACTGTATGAAGCTGAGGAATTCGAAGAAAGTAAAAGAAACACGGAAGATATAAACAATGAGGCTGTTGCTATATATCATTTGGTATATGATTATGCTAAGAGTACAGCATGTATTCCAAATTGTGGGTTTGCTTGGAAAGTTGCTGGTCCAGCCCTTTTCAAGCTCTGCACCATGAAACAGAGTGAAAGGTCCTTTTTGTGTTCACCATTTGTTTTGCGTGAACTTTTTTAG
- the LOC125419533 gene encoding desmethylxanthohumol 6'-O-methyltransferase-like produces the protein MERVEVDRSIIGQAEIWQQMCAFTSSMLLKCAVELRIADIIHSHGSPITLSQIASGITDSSSPNIFYLERIMRFLVFKNIFTANRPSDGGETLYGLTHQSRSILWDSKPSLVPFILFQNYPMMIHSWHYLSQCVKDGGLAFKRANGCEIWEFMSKNQESNNLFNSAMATTVPILVDVFLPAYEDELSKIGSLVDIGGGTGGLMHEIVKSHPQIKGINFDLPHVIATAPVHEGVTHIGGNMFESVPSADAVLLKTVLHDWGDEECVRILKNCRNAIPENTGKVIIVDIVLDEEDDNIFKESQIMIDITLMIFTTGKERTEVQWKKLLEEGGFPRYKIIKLPARECIIEAYPI, from the exons atggaaagagtAGAAGTTGATCGATCAATAATAGGCCAAGCAGAAATTTGGCAGCAAATGTGTGCCTTCACAAGCTCCATGCTTTTGAAATGTGCAGTAGAGCTTCGCATTGCTGACATTATACACTCCCATGGTAGTCCAATCACTTTGTCACAAATAGCTTCGGGTATTACCGATTCTTCATCTCCAAATATCTTCTACCTCGAACGTATTATGAGATTTCTagtcttcaaaaatattttcacgGCGAATCGCCCTTCGGACGGTGGTGAAACATTATATGGTCTCACACATCAATCTAGATCGATATTATGGGACTCAAAACCAAGCCTCGTCCCATTCATATTGTTCCAAAATTATCCAATGATGATTCACTCATGGCATTATCTTAGCCAATGTGTGAAAGATGGTGGACTTGCATTTAAGAGGGCCAACGGTTGTGAAATTTGGGAGTTCATGTCCAAAAATCAAGAGTCCAACAACTTGTTCAATAGTGCAATGGCAACCACAGTTCCAATTCTGGTGGATGTGTTTTTGCCAGCATATGAAGATGAGCTTAGTAAGATAGGATCTTTGGTGGACATTGGAGGTGGAACTGGAGGACTTATGCATGAGATTGTGAAATCCCATCCACAAATCAAAGGCATCAACTTCGATCTTCCACATGTCATTGCCACAGCTCCTGTCCATGAAGGTGTCACTCACATTGGAGGCAATATGTTTGAGAGTGTTCCTAGTGCAGATGCTGTTTTGCTTaag aCCGTACTACATGATTGGGGTGATGAAGAATGtgtgagaattttgaaaaattgtcgAAATGCAATACCTGAAAATACTGGAAAAGTTATTATTGTGGATATTGTTCTTGACGAGGAAGATGATAATATATTCAAGGAATCGCAAATCATGATAGATATAACGCTGATGATATTTACAACCGGAAAAGAGAGAACAGAGGTGCAATGGAAGAAGCTGTTGGAGGAAGGAGGTTTTCCTcgttacaaaattattaaacttCCAGCCAGAGAATGCATTATTGAGGCCTATCCAATATGA